The genome window TGTTTCATCATCACACACAATTTCGAATGTGGTGATAAACATCTCTTGAGGCTCATCCAAATCAGTGGAGATAGATTGAAGAAGGCAGAACTCCAACTTCCCCAAATGGACCAAATACTCTGTTGGCCTAGAGATACGACCAGATTCCGTACTGTCCGCAACCCTACTCTCCAGTCCTGGCAAAAAGAATGGTTCCTCTAGCGAATAGGTAATACGGCCATCATTCCCTATTTTCATCTTAAGCGAGAACGCTATAACCTTTCCCCATTGTATAGATAAGGCATATATAGAATTGCCTACAACCACGGCCCTCCCTCGAAAAGCAGAATAATAAGCTTCCTTTCTAGATATATCAACTTGATGCCAGGTATTACTGTCTATATGAAAAACCATGAACTCAAATCGAAAATTGTATGTTGAAACCAAAATACATCCATGACAAACAGCATAACCTGATATCTCCATCTTGGACCGTTCCCGAGAATATGCAAAATGAGTAAGAGATTCCCAAGAATCAGTTTTGGAATCATACCGCTCAAACAATACCTTCGGCATCACTCGGAAGCACTGTGGAGATGCAAGATTATAAAGCTTTCCGTATGCAGACATAAGATATGAAACTGGCTTAGGTGCTAAAGGAGGCTCGAATGTTTCCAATGACCTAGTCTCTGTGTCATAAATTTGTCCCCTATATGAGCCGAGCTTGTCATCAGCGGGGAGGTTATGACGAGGTAAGAGTCCTTTATTTAACACTAGGTGTAATTTAGAGGAGTTGTGCAATCTCGCACCCTCAAACCAACAAAACTTGGGGAGTACAAACTTAAACTCAGGTTCAAGTATCTTAGGTCGCATCACTTCTCCTCCCTGTTGGATTTTTATTTCATATAATCCAGCTTCACATGGACCACATGCAAATTCCACGAGTATAAATACCGATCTGGCTTCCCCCTCCTCCATAGATGTGCTGAAAAACAACAATAATGGTGCAAGTCAAATATTTTTTCCAAAACAACAATAATGGGTCGAGACTCGAAGAAGGTGGGCTGAAGAGAGACAGAGtcgagagagatgagagggttCGAGTCCAGAGGACAGAGGAGCGGAAGGAGGCGGACTGGCGGAGTCTCCGAAATTCAGAATGACAGAATGACACAGGATTGCGCTCCCTAAATTCGAAATCCGACGGTCCACGTTATCCAAGTTTTCGGgatcggtttggttttgcgtACCCAACTTTTGGGATATTTGGTTCGGTCGTTTTTCGTTTAAATTCGTGATGAACCAATATGTATGCCATATATTTTGCCCTTTTATATTTCGCTTTTTGTATTTGTGATACTCTTGCCATAGTGTGTTTCTAGGAAAAGCGGAACTGAGTTTTGAGCAATTCCAGTGTGGGAGTCCTCTCCCCAGGCTATCCACTATGCTATTcatccaatgaacagtaattactccttaatgaacagtaatcgccttttgcatctccacccctacactGAATAGTCCTGGCAAttgacaataaaatattattatttataattaatattatattatttactttgtataaattaatattatattattaatttatcttttccTTTTGATCTTTCCGAAACTTCtaccatttttctttcttcttccttcccacttcttccttcccgAAATTTTCTTCCTTGCACTGCAAATTTATGTTTTACAACTCCAAATTTGATTTCGTTTTTTCTTACAAATTTCTGGAGAAGAGCACTGCAAGGtaattgacttttgggtttaccgcagattttgatattttgtgtgCTTTCTGTTTCGTTTTTCCAGAATCCGGCGAGCTCCGTGACCAATCCCGACCAAGCTCGACCACGGTTGTTACTTACAGTGGTAAAATCTTGTTCCTTTTCATTTTAGCATCATTTTTGTgcttaaattacaatttttaatgGAGTTTTAAGTCGAGATCGGAATCGGGATGAATCCCTACCAAATATTCCGGTGTTCTCCCTTGAGGGTTCCGGTGACCCATGTTTTAAATCGTGGCTGACGTCGCCCAGACGTCAGCCTTGCATCATGTTGCCTTCGGGCTCTCGAGCTAGCAACTCGTGCCAGGCCTGTCCCTCGGGCTGCCACACGCTGGACCAAATCCATCAGGCTCTCTGGCCCTGTTCAGcccctgtcccccgagcaagaGCTCCCGCTGGAGCTGCTCTTAGTGGAAAAGTATGCAAACGGTAGAGTGATTCTAATTGGAGTCAAGTTTAAGAAATGAGCCTTTTAAGGACAGCTCATTCATTGAGATTTAAGGAAAGTTTGGAGGCAAGAAAAATGTTAATTGAAATCAAATTGTAATCTGCTTAAGATTATAATACCCGTTACAGATTGTTTTTCCTTCTTCGTTAGTTGGAATCAAATTGTGCTATATTGTATttaaacaatgaaaaacaactctTACGTCTcagcaaggaaagggaaaaacAACTCTTACGTCTCAGCAAGGAAGAAACTATGCTGATGGTCTTCCAACTGCGTAGTTGTGACATCTCTGATGTTAGCAAAACCTCGTTCCACTTTGGTGTATAGGTTCAGAGAATTTAGAATTGACTCCCCCACTTCAATATACCATGGACCtgataaaagaaacaaaacgacaCAAAAAATCAGAAAAGTTGTCACTTAGGGCCCAGAAATGTCTGAATTCTTACAAAATATCATCTGAACTTTTAGGTCCATGTGGAAATGAAGATAACTAATAAGAAAATTATCAAACATTTAGTTGCTTGATACAAGTCGAAAGTTGATTCCGCCAATTCAGGGCGCAGAGGATAATACTTTTCTGTGGGATGCAACGTTGATGGTCCAACAAATACCTACATTCTTTTACAGTTCATATTAGacagttttcttttcttttctttttttccttataAGAAATACTGCGGTAACCTCTCTGGTATTACTCCACACTTTTTCAATACATTGCAGCTGCAATATCGCCAACATGAACCTAAATCATAGTTCGTATCTCAGGATTAGAAGACTCTTTCTGAGGTTGAAGTCATTATAGACCAGTATGACAAGTTTTAGATTCCCTCCCTGTAAGCCACGCCAAAATGCCTGAAGGCTTGTAAGCTGCCAATACGTTGCTTTTCCTGTCCTCATATCAGCTTCATGGTAATATGCGTTACCACAAAAGCTTTGCAGCCTACTCATCTCAATTTAATCTTACAGCTAGAATCCAAACTTTTAACACTTGGAAAGTACCAATAATGAATTGAATAAGGCATTCAAAAAGGCTAGGAAGAAATGTTGTACCATGGACCATGTCTGAAATATTTCTGCACAGCAGAATGAAACATCCTCCAGAACTCATTTCCAACAAGGATGTGGCCCTTAAATAGATAGTCATCCCCTAAACGAAGAAACACATAATCCAACATCAGAAACATCAAACTCTACGCACTAAAAATACATTTAAGGAATGGGCACGGCAACAGATTGCACAAGGAAATATTGGCCCTTGTACTATTTGGGAAACCCAGTAAACTACTAAATATACTTGTAATGCGGTGCATTAAAGACCTCAAAGCCCCGATGAAACCTACCagctccaattccggaagaatACACAATCCATTCACCAGTTGATATATCCAGCGTTGTACCGAGTAAATTCAACGAACTCCACATGCCCCATAATTCACGAAGAGCACATAAAGCTGCCGATTCATATTTGGGGTCTCCAATCAATCGGGACAATGCTCCCATTCCCAGAATTAGAGAACCTGAATTCATACGAAAAATCATGAGATTCAGGAAAGTCAAATTTATTGATGTCCTCATCTGAATGCTGCAAAAGAAAGCCCCTCACCACACCCTGAAGTGCTCGTTTCAGTAGTCTCATTCTCCATCACTCCATCCACAGAATTTAGCGTTGATGCGGAGTCATATATCCTTCTTACAAAGAAAACCACCAAACAATTTTGTATAGTTTTGAAACTTTAACTCTTGAAAAGATTATGCAAGATACAACCAAGTAAACGTAATTGTATCTTGAGACTCATTCGGTTGCGCTCCCAT of Malus sylvestris chromosome 6, drMalSylv7.2, whole genome shotgun sequence contains these proteins:
- the LOC126626241 gene encoding uncharacterized protein LOC126626241 isoform X2; this translates as MEEGEARSVFILVEFACGPCEAGLYEIKIQQGGEVMRPKILEPEFKFVLPKFCWFEGARLHNSSKLHLVLNKGLLPRHNLPADDKLGSYRGQIYDTETRSLETFEPPLAPKPVSYLMSAYGKLYNLASPQCFRVMPKVLFERYDSKTDSWESLTHFAYSRERSKMEISGYAVCHGCILVSTYNFRFEFMVFHIDSNTWHQVDISRKEAYYSAFRGRAVVVGNSIYALSIQWGKVIAFSLKMKIGNDGRITYSLEEPFFLPGLESRVADSTESGRISRPTEYLVHLGKLEFCLLQSISTDLDEPQEMFITTFEIVCDDETMHIKTLDSSVCDFHIGHSENVRILSLKKRRVFGWLIKRGEPRRTMP
- the LOC126626241 gene encoding uncharacterized protein LOC126626241 isoform X1: MEEGEARSVFILVEFACGPCEAGLYEIKIQQGGEVMRPKILEPEFKFVLPKFCWFEGARLHNSSKLHLVLNKGLLPRHNLPADDKLGSYRGQIYDTETRSLETFEPPLAPKPVSYLMSAYGKLYNLASPQCFRVMPKVLFERYDSKTDSWESLTHFAYSRERSKMEISGYAVCHGCILVSTYNFRFEFMVFHIDSNTWHQVDISRKEAYYSAFRGRAVVVGNSIYALSIQWGKVIAFSLKMKIGNDGRITYSLEEPFFLPGLESRVADSTESGRISRPTEYLVHLGKLEFCLLQSISTDLDEPQEMFITTFEIVCDDETMHIKTLDSSVCDFHIGHSGTLRICFSFMPKCEDFEPEEEESFRLAHKKGRAKKNNALDGFISMIKSSKRVLQKWPPKYELRRLAAAFHPLPVCVQVMVFVFVVYFLYKQISIY
- the LOC126626254 gene encoding alpha-mannosidase I MNS5-like, coding for MENETTETSTSGCGSLILGMGALSRLIGDPKYESAALCALRELWGMWSSLNLLGTTLDISTGEWIVYSSGIGAGDDYLFKGHILVGNEFWRMFHSAVQKYFRHGPWKSNVLAAYKPSGILDHQRCIPQKSIILCALNWRNQLSTCIKQLNV